The Carassius auratus strain Wakin chromosome 21, ASM336829v1, whole genome shotgun sequence sequence TGAATATTAAAAGTTGGGTTTCAAATGAAAATGGGCTCAGGAATCAGTGAAGACACGCATGCTTGGGAAAACAAGTATAGGAAAACAAAGATGACAGAACTCATGTACTGAGACTAAATGACTAGCACAGAAAGCCAAACAGAGAGTAAAGCATGACCCAAACCACAGCCATGAGACTTAACTGCTGATCTTCATTAGTTTTCTAGCTAACAGATGACTAACAGACCAAATCTAATCATGAACACAACCAGGCCATTTAGACATGTGGCATACCTTGTTATTGTCAATGAGCAAATCTTATTAGACGGCATTATCTTTATTAATTGTGAGTCAAAGTGGCAGAGCTGTGGTGTTTTCTTTACCTACTTCACCACCCATGTAGAAGGTGGAGTTGGTCGGGTGAACAACCGCTTCACTTTCGATGCTGGCAATGTCAGCTTGCACAACTTGCAGCTACAACAACAGGCGAACAAACACAGTGAGAGAATGAGGTGAAACCATGACCAGAAGACACAGACCGGTTGGACTGGAAAAGACAAAAGGAAAGAGAaggagaaacacacaaacacacacgactGCTGAATCCATTCACGAGAAGATTGATCGATCCTAAAACCTGTCCTGCTCACGTTATACCAGAGGTGATAGAAGTGAattaaagttgtcctaagactAGAGTCCTTTTTGgtttttaggttttaggacaacgCTGATGAATATTTGTTATCCActttaaatgttgactactgtatactGAATTAGGAATGTGGATAGATTTGGAAGCCATTTAGTGTACAGTGACTATTTTAACAATTACTCCCAATAACACAAAAAATAATGTATCGAAAATGTCCAATGTGCAAAATAGCATAAAACAGTGATATGTACTAGAGTATTGATAATCACGACAGAAGATGACAGGTCATGGTTATTATAACACCCACCAAGTTTGGTTTAAATCCACTAAACTAAAGCATCACAGAGATATAGCCTTACAGTATGTCTACTTTGGAGAGCTTTGATCAACTTGATTTCCATGTTTTAGAATtgacatggtctgaagatgatatgGTTAGATTTTCATGGAAAATAGACGAACTATCTAGGATGAGTTCATAAAAAGACAAATACTAAATTGTGGGAAATTACAGCATGGGGTGTTTAAGAGGGTGACCAGAGGACAGATTTAGTTTCTAGCCCTaatggttcaaaagttattagcacaAATGTAAGTGCAGATATGagcagttggtggcgctagagggtttgagttagagactccaAATTTGGTGTGCTAAGTGCTGAGACTGTCCTTAAtctgtgtgccaaatttcataattACCTGCCATACGGTTCTATGGGTGGCCAAAGACTTAAACGCGGAAGAAGAAGACGACACGATGACGACATACAACAGGTGCATACAGTACACACCTTGGGTTCTTGGCCCCTAATTACAAACTCATGATAGTACTTAGAATGAGAATAATTTCATTACAGTTTTGAGGTGGATTCTAGATAATTGGATTATTATGGTTTTCTTTTGATCTCgaggtgaaatgtgacctggaagTGTGAGTTTAGCTCATCTACCAATCAAAGACCCTGGAAATGTGACTGAAAATGGACAAAACTGAGCGTGTGGGCTTTAACCAGCACTCTGTTCACATCGATTTCGCATTagctattattatttacatttctgaTGAAAATACAACTTCCAACAGATCTCGATCAAGCTACTTTGTAAAGTGTTCATATGGTGCGATTTCATTTCTTTCttcctctttggagtgttacaagctcttggcaaataatgaagatctgtaaagctgcaaagactaaagtctcaaatccaaagagatattctttgttAAAGTAAAGACGTGTAAAACAAGGTAATAGCTACAGATgtttcacaaaacagaaagatgaTTCTGGACGTTAGCAGCTAGTCTCAGCAGAAGAGCGGACAGACAGAAGCAAATCATATACAAATATGCAGCTACTGTAGGAAGAGTGTAATCTAATGAAAGCAGCTTTACCTTCTGGCCGAGGAACAAGCTTTTGGAGGAGAGGACAGTGAGACCATCGGCCGGGCCGCCCGCTGTAGAGCTGGTCACTGCTTTAGCCATCGCAGCCCGTCTCTGTCAAGAGCAGACCACTGCATTCATCCACTGATAATCACACTGGACATGAGACCGCTTCACTGTCAGGAGCACCACACACTGCTGATGTGTTAGCATCAGTGTAATGAGAGTTCGGCACATACCTTTACTCCAGAGGAGTTTTTGGAGCCCAGTTTCTTGACAGCTGCGTGGTTGGTGGTCTTGGACTTCTTCGTTGGTGGAGGAGTGATGACGGCTTCCAGCTTTGCTTTCGCTCCTCTCTTCTTAGACAGCAGCTCTGTGTGGATGTTGGGTAAAACTCCTCCGGCAGCGATGGTGACGCCTTTGAGCAGCTGCACCGGTGTTAAACAGAGACGCAAACAAATCTTTGCACCGTAAAACACATCTGAtccaaataaatatgatttcatcaTCTTTCAGGTGTACGATGTCTAGTATTAAATCTGTTCAGAGGTTGTGTAGTGCAGACAGATCAGATCAATTTCTAGTATAACATCACATCAAAAAGACTTCTAGAAGCCTGTGATTTCTGCGTCTGCGTGGTGTGAGAATGTTTGATCCTGAGCTTGTTACCTGGTGAAGCTCCTCATCGTTGGCGACGGCTAGGAGAATGTGTCTGGGAGTGACGCGGCTCTTCTTATTGTCTCGGGCTGCGTTGCCTGCCAGCTCCAGGATCTCAGCTGAAAGCACCACAGAAGAAGAGCTTCATGAGGACAGAAAGGCTTCTGATGCGCTGGTTACAGAAGCTTCGTACCTGTCAGGTACTCCAGTACCGCAGCCATGTAGACTGGAGCTCCAACACCAATCCTGTATTTGGGAAGCCCTCTTTTAACATAGCGCAGCATCCGTCCCACAGGGAAGATCACGCCGGCCCTCGCAGACCTGGACGTCTTGGAGATCTTCTTCTTCCCTCCTCGACTGGACATGATGCCTGAGGAGCAAACACGATGAAGTTCACAGTCCTGTCCATGCATTTCTACATTCTGCATCAAAACAAAGCGTGCTGGCACAAAGAACAAGTCATGTATTCATGCAAACGAGTTATTATTGCGCACATGAAAAGTTTGTGCTAACTAGGATCAATTAAATTGCCAGGAATGTGATCTTCTGTGAATGATGCATGTGCTTCATATGTCATCAGATGTTAAGCAGATGATTCAAACATGATTCTGTCATATTCTGTTCTCCATCTCAACACAGATGATGCATCTGACAAGTTCATTTAATTAGCATTGCAAcatcaacaataataacaaaCTGAACATAACTATCGAGTCTCTACTGAGCGTGCTGCTGTCGAGTATTTGTGTCGGTGTGATGAAATCAGCGTGACTGTGCTCCAGAGGTGTTTCCGCGTGTTTCTCAGGAGCGATGACTTCCTGATGACGCGAGAGTGAGAGTCGAGTCGCGGCGCGCGGACGCGCAGGAGTCACCGAGACGCGCGGGGGACAGCGGGAGACTTACAGCAGAGAGCTCGGCGTGGCGTCGCGTCGCGTCGCGTTTAGtccagcacagcacagcacagctGAAGTCTGACGAGCCCAGGCAAGTACCGTCCCACACACCCAGAATGCCCAGCGCGCGGAGGAGGTCACCCGTCAGCAGAGGCGCTGTGCTCGCTCCGAGGGCCAGGGTTATGTAAGAATGACATCTGCTGGAGACGAGCCTCTGGGGCTCACAACATTTAGCATGGTGAAACAGGCATTATATTTCCAAGACCTAGTCGTACAAAAGAAATGTGATCAGATTTAGCTGTCATAATAGATTTAGAAAAGGGAttgataaaacaacaacaacaacagttgtCTGAAATGTTTTACACGGATACATTTgaagcaacaaacaaaaaactaaaataaaactggatTATCCAGATCCCATCTGAAGATTGGACTCAAGGtggtgaaaaaaatataaaatacttgtaCAATATTTGTTTCATGTAGTATACGCTACAGATATCTTAAATATTTAGAAGATTATGCAGTCTATGATTAATTTGGTTGTGAGTCATCTGAAGTGGATATCTGGGATGTTTTCTGTCTCTGATCCAGAGCTAACAGAGGTTTGGTCATCTGGTAACTTTAACCCTAACTTTTTTAGGGAAACCTAACCGTAACCCTCTCGACACCCGCTGGTGAAAACACTGTGGATAAAACCAGACGCTTACATTACTTTACATGAGTCAGAACCCAAGATTACTCTTTAAAAATGAGTCTGAAAGGTGAAAGGGGAGGTGTTGCTACAATCATAGCAATATTTCCAGTATTTCTCAGAGCTCTGGTTTTAAGTATAagttgtttgaagtaatggtgctttatAGAATATTATCTACAGCAAtaagtgttaatgataaatcccttgTGACATTTGTACTGCCTACTGTATACAGGAACCATACAGACTTTATCAAACAATgtgctgattttacatccgagttagtgcagataaagtcttaattgttggtgattttaatatccatgttgataatgaaaaagatgcattgggatcagcatttatagacattctgaactctactgGAGTTAGACAGTCttcagttatcttcctgatgtatcccaattccttagcatatcacAAACTTCAGAataacttgatgatgtaacagaaactatggactctctcttttctagcactttaaatacagttgctcctttacgcttaaggaaggttaaggaaaacagtttgacaccatggtataatgagcatactcgcaccctaaagagagcagcccgaaatatggagcgcagctggaggaaaacaaaactagaggtatttcgtattgcttggcgggaaagtactGTATCCTACCATGCAATTCGAAATGATTCTAatgatattgtttctctgtgcctttatcgttatagttgtggtgtggactctgctattctttaatactgagaatgatttttaaaactaTGTCTTTATCACtatctttattgttatctttatagttatcatgcttgctgtgaacgggccttaactctgtaaagctgctttgacacaatctgttttgtatgaagtgctatttaaataaagctgaactGACTTGAAAGGGCATGCACCTCTGAAGAGAATAGAACATCATAGAATATTTTTCACTTTCTA is a genomic window containing:
- the macroh2a1 gene encoding core histone macro-H2A.1, with protein sequence MSSRGGKKKISKTSRSARAGVIFPVGRMLRYVKRGLPKYRIGVGAPVYMAAVLEYLTAEILELAGNAARDNKKSRVTPRHILLAVANDEELHQLLKGVTIAAGGVLPNIHTELLSKKRGAKAKLEAVITPPPTKKSKTTNHAAVKKLGSKNSSGVKRRAAMAKAVTSSTAGGPADGLTVLSSKSLFLGQKLQVVQADIASIESEAVVHPTNSTFYMGGEVGSALEKTGGKELAEAVLELRKSNGPLEVAGAAMTSGHGLPAKFVIHCNSPGWGSDKCEEMLEKTVKNCLALADEKKLKSVAFPSIGSGRNGFPKQTAAQLILKAISSYFVATMSSSIKTVFFVLFDSESIGIYVQEMAKLDAN